A stretch of DNA from Tachysurus vachellii isolate PV-2020 chromosome 4, HZAU_Pvac_v1, whole genome shotgun sequence:
TAAGGTGAAATGAAATGGTCAtggacacagggagaacatgcaaaattccACACTGACAGTAACGCAAGCTCAGGTTTGAACAGAGGCCCTGgagctgtgtgagagagtaaaaCTAGCCACTCATATCAtttagataaatataaaaactttaCCCATGCCTCATTTTGAGAATAGAAATGTGTTCACCTGCTGAAGAGTAAGTGCACTCCATGGCTAAGAGGGCTTCCACGTAGCTATGGCCAAGCCAACCCTCATAGGACTTTTTCTCGCCAACACCAATTATGGTCACTGTGGAGTCTTTAAAGATCAGGTCCGATCCCTCATATCGACTAGAGTTAAACATCTTAAAGTCTGAGTTAGTGTTGACCCCATAGAATTGCTAAAGAGAGTAAATCCAAACATGAGCATTGTACATGattattaaacatgtttttgtcatttcaatcaaAAAGAAATGCTGATCTTTTAAGCTACATAAGTCCTACTTGTGCTTTGTCCAAAAGACCAAAGATAACGTGAGGGTTGGTGTCGGGCCGGACCATCACAGCATGAGACGGGACACGGGCAAGATTACAATGTTTATACTGAATGACATCAGCTCGAGACTCTTGAGAACACAGCAGTTGGAAATCTTTCGAGTTCAAGTTGTGGGACCAAGGATCTGTACCATTGCCTGAGAATGAAATTTTTATACTTAGTAAGCACCATGcatctttcttatttatttaggaTTTTGATTACTGAAAAATGCTAAGCGTTCTTCACCATCAGTGTTCTGGAAAACTGTGGAATGTTTCACAAATGCAACCTCGCCTCCTCCCTGAACCAGACACCTGAAACAAGAGgccattaatacatttattctgaaatgcaaaaaaaaaaatctacaactACAGTAAAAATCATTAAGTTACCTGAAAGCTCCATTGTAACCATCATACAGATCCTTGCCTTTAACACATTTGTTCTGGCCACTGGCATCTCCGATGCACTGTGCACAAAGGTTGCTGGGAAATCCAGGCTCATTGGCACCAGGTACACAGCTTGACTTAAAGAACCCTCCAGCAGCTAGGGGAAAATAATGGACATGGATAGTCTTAAATccagtaaatatttattcatcctTAACTCTAAGGTATGAAAGAGTTTGAAATTTGTAAGGCAATTATACCTGTAAACACGCTATACCATAATTAGCCTAATAATAAGGCATTTATTAATTTCACAAACGCATAAATCAATCTGAACACATTCTACATGATACATAGTACTGATGCTGGCACTAGACGTTTTACAAATGTCATATGAGCCACAGAAGCtacaaggaaaataaaatacagcaaacaAGCTAAACCAAGCACGCCATGAAATACACAGATACATTCACTAAAAGTACTGATAATACAAATACCAAAGCATGTGGAATACAGACCTTGAACTAAATAACTGCAGTAGTGATACAAAGAGAAACACTGTTTACTAACCTTGAGCAGCTTGGCATTTCTGCGGTCTGATTAGGCCTTTCTCAATGAGCAGGCCTAGTGGAATGTTCCAGCCAGCAGTCCTGCCGTAGCCTGTGTGACATGATGTCCGTCCCCTCAGATCACTGAATCTCTGGATGTCATTGTTGGTTCTTTTTAATACAGCCACAGCATAGTAGCTGCTGCCATCGGCGTCCCCTAAATGGCAAAACATATGAATTGAGAATAAATTGTCCCAGAGGCTTGGCAGAAGTGTACTGCAACTTAGTACATAGGTGAACACCAATGAAAACCTTGTGACACTGAAAATGCTACACCTACTAATATGAAAACAATGAGACATCATAAGGCTGGCTCAAACCTGTGTAGCTTTCTCCTGCAGCAGGCATGAGACCATATGTTTTCCCTGCTGTGTAGATATAGCCACCATCAAGAGTGATGGCATCTGCCTTTTTATTCTGTGTATACAGAATGAAGTCTTAAGAAAACTTCAGAAAACATCTATGAGTAAGAACATTTCAGTTCTCAGCTGAATTGTTCTACCTGTATTTTCTCCATGCAGTCCTCCACAGATTTTCCAAATAAACATTGGATGTTAGGtaagagtttttttgttttgaaggcTAGCGCCATGTCTTCACATTTCCGCTGCTCACCGTTAGACAGCACACACCAGGTCAGAATCTCAGGAACATctacaagcatacacacacaccatacatatgagtgcagcaacacacacacaacataactGCTTCTGTACATACATATGGAAATGTATATGATGAGAAActcataaaaaaaaggaaatatacaAATGGCACTGGATGAGgcagtgtatgtatgtgagtataTGTGGAAGCAAGTTCTATAATATCAAAACAACAGCAATTCAGAAGAGCCAGCCCTGTCTATGCTGTATATTAACATAGattaaaatgtactgtacttttatttctctctgccATTATATTACAGTAAACCTTTGTAATTATATGGTTAGATACCTAATTGTTTTTTAAGtcaaatcatataaaaaaatgtgtgaacagAAATAATTCTCATATCCTTTTCGTAAATAGATTCACAGTACTAATATAAAATTATGTGTGGTATATGGGATATTCCCAAGCAatcaaacaagtaaataaataacatgattTTTCTAGTCCTAATTTAGATGCAggcttttttaaacataaattgtGTTCAGTTATCATTGGTGATTTCACTCTATCTGATTGATCTGAACATGGATACAAATATTAATCTGATTACCAGCACTAGAGCAGTCCATAGCTCTCAATATGTTATAGTATTTTTCTCCTAGCCAATGAATGTATTCATCACTTCCAGCAGGGATAAACTTTGTCGAGCTGTCACTGAACAACAGGTTTTCACCATTA
This window harbors:
- the meltf gene encoding melanotransferrin is translated as MQQLRAQLRDMGMWTALSALLFITHSVCSQTSIRWCTISEQELRKCNSMSIAFRSASIRPLLSCVRANSVTNCAEKLMANEVDAFSTSAKDIYEIGKTATFKIATAESSSDGEGTTYYAVAVVKKTNSHININNLKGKKSCHTGIGRTVGWNMPIGYLIDSGRMSVMACNVTQGVAEFFNASCIPGAIGQDSSLCQLCAGDESGGHKCEASNKEKYYSYNGAFRCLVDDAGEVAFVKHTTVGENTDGKGETWAQGLKSTDFDLLCPDGSRSPVSEYRRCNLARVPSRGIVAHSNIDSTVIYNMLTEGLQKSGFSIFSSVVFNGENLLFSDSSTKFIPAGSDEYIHWLGEKYYNILRAMDCSSADVPEILTWCVLSNGEQRKCEDMALAFKTKKLLPNIQCLFGKSVEDCMEKIQNKKADAITLDGGYIYTAGKTYGLMPAAGESYTGDADGSSYYAVAVLKRTNNDIQRFSDLRGRTSCHTGYGRTAGWNIPLGLLIEKGLIRPQKCQAAQAAGGFFKSSCVPGANEPGFPSNLCAQCIGDASGQNKCVKGKDLYDGYNGAFRCLVQGGGEVAFVKHSTVFQNTDGNGTDPWSHNLNSKDFQLLCSQESRADVIQYKHCNLARVPSHAVMVRPDTNPHVIFGLLDKAQQFYGVNTNSDFKMFNSSRYEGSDLIFKDSTVTIIGVGEKKSYEGWLGHSYVEALLAMECTYSSAVVSSASALLLTSLAVLIALLVV